From the genome of Asterias amurensis chromosome 17, ASM3211899v1, one region includes:
- the LOC139949598 gene encoding uncharacterized protein isoform X6, translating into MSAGGAMNNQNPRRRKRPEKGPGSKFLGEKRRREQETSYLEELAELITANLNNPESLNMLPDKRAFLLDSVNKIKGIRLQQQQDLEQGSEVQHSHVSSSKPGMLSGDSLSTILLEAMDGFLFVVNSLGEIEFVTENVKMYLNFKQEDLIGSTIYSFIHVGDHNQFTSCLHPTATSAGIWSQDSSSQNSRNRSFTCRMLTKSVDEEDNTQEQHYENLRCSAILKPKEDGQSSNSAESDTPAHLVCIASRAMVDDCSNMMLGNGEEFTTSLDLTATITTVDLTHLKPPHYSKEELVGQIIYKFCHGSDRAELKKHFDEALEKGTSSSSMYRFQIYTDTWVRVQTTSRVYRNHHSGKPECLVAVHTVIRDEAQFGPSQIKPASMSANNMSAIASTSTSMTNEKTNRILEALSSISNSSGNKSLSGNLGGLNLNTLKTLMMKRQQQHMQQQQQQLQQQQQQGMGFNSNKASTSGMGNPNPTNPNNAQDVLDSLKRSSLSNMLQVTDVRNRNGAMETSSVYPVAYSNAGDRHPVPEKIQRLDRSPSDSNIASSTERNDRMHGDKGDDGDVFLPEHSNHKKGRYQEKGRPTGGGEGSGSGQADRTSPNLSPDTNEEEKDSTLSKNTLLQKLLQDDVEEDKTEEDGESSKGNSPMSAEHKNTLEEEVKMDEKAFSKLLKSEGTGDKSAKADKSEDEMDSSVESPKEGDGTSRVRRKSIERENTILSKLLDGDTQSMFGSGKLPNEQPGFVCSNVVSTTTALQKSEQEMEKNPSCKSDKNMEGVGAAGGSNGPKKRKNVLLQKLLMEDVPPLDKVPNETTCQESTTSPTVTTTKPGMSGGQPSNIEDNSVDSFGNDDDSVVQHLLHGSLPDEVDTSQPNMIMDFLKELENVPDPTQDSALMHHLLNPSESSGPAQNRYPPNSSSVGVPSQNNQYKVPMGPESLPGPGPHQRPDSSGNMNNPSLLGQGVGHDSTSTMHHGMPSGMNSQHRPPVSRTNSRDSFTGGSGGMHQNSNNFGRFGSQQQESFSMDGMQNVMPPNQTAPMQKSMSQLHLSGGGQQQNPFELDPMQDVSLPGNTSEEQGLSEEDVTLLQQLEQVLNSGTFPLPEIENNFAADRPPVSSMDMQHDSNMLQSMLNSQPQTTQAQHAGNYPTSSGGGMGMQQQQQQQQQQQAPQPQQQRGRQQAQPQPKPQQQQQQHPMMGMGGPTGGSRMGQGPMPDMSAMMGPGMAAPTGQPRFPQQGHPSQQQQPQQTASQPMQFNQMNSMQQQLQHQLQQQQHGPTPPHSMPQQQMSPVPKQPQPPMSSAPGSFVRPHSTKQLRHTILMRSRMKEQQQQQQQQQQQLQQQQQQQQLQQQAQQQQQQQQQQQHRQWQIQQQRQQQLMRQQQINAAAAAANQQQMSGNQQQQQMGSGPILPQQVANNPMNPMQQNQRLMQQQKNLMMLQQQQQQQTFTGPQVEGGVFPPMDTQAFQEKLSDVLNPTAGALAPNKSPGPYGPQMSSMGNRPMGPGNQMMGGDSRQQMAMNQPFPGQAGANRGGAGTAGGDFMFNSQMMPQGRGTQLSGPGYQGGMGHSTSAPNVFNFQEFNNPGGIPGGMSGGVPGGMTGGNMPGGKPQHMMPNAGMMGPSQHQPGMGVNPSMPGQHNIGINPNIQRPNLAAGGNPRQQAPTLTRSMSLPTTNMISGNNPGGNPPNRVNQYHMPQHQQQQQQPGFPAAGFRGNQTGGMQPHFPGNSMGMQPGQMSNTTAPMFSSPATTSQMRWSGPNGGMTRGQQPHQGQMFPGPGGGPGGGPGGGPQSSEMLRGMANSGGGGGGTQELQNMMNRRLKRGDSLPANPNMMQVRKATKPTNPPKYSLQGTVNPSIAVPPNLTGQNSMNLGQQPSGEVPNPSNSYLGTSASNNSGKNRCPVPGTSPSNLDMLSMSMEMFEPEFPKSDGQNPIASSTTNPTSQPDSTSAGPSRPGPGVDPLKPYAEMQSNEEAKLRYQVPDEFYKISGAQTAPDACTRVTNLFRNQLTGQPLPGQGNGRGVGGPQGMGNAPGMGGPGMQGGGVGNGGMVPQQQQHNQQQFGNDEQQDGMDGDGKSNNSLLQKLLLE; encoded by the exons ATGAGTGCAGGGGGCGCTATGAATAACCAGAATCCTCGACGACGGAAAAGGCCCGAGAAGGGACCTGG TTCCAAGTTTCTCGGAGAGAAACGACGTCGTGAGCAGGAGACATCGTACCTGGAGGAGCTCGCTGAGCTGATAACGGCTAACTTGAACAACCCGGAGTCTCTGAACATGCTTCCAGATAAACGGGCCTTCCTTCTAGACTCTGTCAATAAGATCAAGGGGATACGCCTGCAACAACAGCAAG ACCTGGAGCAAGGTAGTGAAGTCCAACACAGCCATGTTTCATCCAGCAAGCCAGGAATGCTGTCTGGAGATTCACTGAGTACCATCTTATTGGAG gcGATGGATGGATTTTTATTTGTGGTAAACAGCTTGGGAGAAATTGAGTTTGTGACAGAGAATGTTAAGATGTACCTCAACTTTAAGCAG GAAGATCTTATTGGCTCCACCATCTATAGTTTCATCCATGTTGGGGATCATAATCAATTTACCAGCTGTCTCCATCCAACAGCGACTT CAGCTGGTATTTGGTCTCAAGATTCCAGCTCACAGAACAGTCGTAACCGCTCCTTCACCTGCCGCATGCTTACCAAGTCAGTTGACGAAGAAGACAATACGCAAGAACAGCACTACGAGAATTTGAGGTGTTCCGCCATCTTGAAACCTAAAGAAGACGGTCAGTCTTCCAACTCGGCGGAAAGTG ATACACCCGCCCATCTTGTCTGTATCGCAAGTCGCGCCATGGTGGATGACTGCAGTAACATGATGTTAGGGAACGGAGAGGAGTTTACCACGAGCCTAGACCTGACGGCGACCATCACAACCGTTGATCTAACCCACCTGAAGCCACCCCACTACAGCAAGGAGGAGCTTGTTGGGCAGATCATCTACAAGTTCTGTCACGGCAGTGACAGAGCGGAGCTGAAGAAACACTTTGACGAAG CTTTGGAGAAGGGAACCAGTTCAAGTTCGATGTACCGCTTCCAGATTTACACGGATACCTGGGTGCGCGTGCAGACTACCAGTCGAGTGTATCGAAACCATCACAGTGGCAAACCAGAGTGTTTGGTCGCTGTACATACCGTCATAAG GGATGAAGCTCAGTTCGGTCCCAGTCAGATCAAGCCAGCCAGTATGTCTGCTAATAACATGTCAGCAATCGCCTCCACCAGTACAAgcatgacaaatgaaaaaaccaACCGCATCCTGGAAGCACTTTCCAGCATCAGCAACAGCAGCGGTAACAAATCCCTGTCTGGGAACCTCGGTGGGTTAAATCTTAACACTCTCAAAACCTTAATGATGAAACGTCAGCAGCAGCACatgcaacagcaacagcagcaactgcagcaacaacagcagcaaggCATGGGATTCAACAGCAACAAAGCCAGCACCAGCGGGATGGGTAACCCTAACCCGACCAACCCTAACAACGCTCAGGATGTTTTGGATTCCCTAAAGAGATCCTCTCTGTCGAACATGCTGCAGGTCACTGATGTCCGGAACCGTAACGGCGCCATGGAGACGTCGAGCGTTTACCCCGTCGCTTACAGCAACGCTGGGGATCGCCACCCTGTACCCGAGAAGATCCAACGATTGGATCGCAGTCCCTCGGACTCGAACATAGCATCCTCGACTGAACGCAACGATAGGATGCATGGCGACAAGGGCGATGACGGTGACGTCTTCCTCCCAGAACACTCCAATCACAAAAAAGGGCGGTACCAGGAGAAGGGTCGACCTACTGGAGGTGGCGAGGGGTCTGGGAGTGGCCAGGCCGACAGGACTAGCCCCAATCTCAGTCCCGATACCAACGAAGAGGAGAAGGACAGTACACTGAGTAAGAACACACTCCTTCAAAAGCTACTTCAGGATGACGTCGAAGAAG ACAAGACCGAAGAAGATGGCGAAAGCAGCAAAGGCAACTCACCAATGAGCGCTGAGCACAAGAACACCTTGGAGGAAGAGGTCAAGATGGATGAGAAGGCATTCAGCAAACTCTTAAAATCGGAAGGAACCGGCGACAAATCTGCGAAAGCCGACAAGAGCGAAGACGAGATGGATTCGAGCGTCGAATCGCCCAAGGAAGGAGATGGAACAAGTAGAGTACGCAGAAAATCCATTGAGCGGGAGAATACAATCTTAAGTAAACTGCTGGACGGTGACACGCAGTCTATGTTTGGTAGCGGGAAGCTGCCGAATGAGCAGCCAGGTTTTGTTTGTAGTAACGTTGTGTCGACAACTACAGCGCTGCAAAAATCAGAGCAGGAAATGGAGAAGAATCCCTCCTGCAAGAGTGATAAGAATATGGAAGGTGTTGGTGCCGCAGGTGGCAGCAATGGACCTAAGAAACGGAAGAATGTACTCTTGCAGAAACTCCTGATGGAGGACGTACCACCTTTAGACAAGGTCCCGAATGAGACTACGTGCCAGGAAAGCACAACCTCCCCAACAGTCACAACCACCAAACCAGGCATGTCGGGCGGACAACCATCAAACATTGAAGACAACAGCGTGGATAGTTTCGGCAATGATGACGATTCTGTGGTACAGCATCTCCTGCATGGTAGTCTACCCGATGAGGTGGACACCAGTCAGCCAAACATGATCATGGACTTCTTAAAGGAGCTTGAGAATGTCCCCGACCCAACCCAAGACTCTGCCCTCATGCACCACCTGTTGAACCCGTCTGAGAGCAGTGGCCCAGCTCAAAACAGATACCCACCAAATAGTTCCTCTGTTGGGGTCCCGTCCCAGAACAATCAGTACAAGGTGCCCATGGGTCCTGAATCTCTTCCAGGACCTGGGCCCCACCAGAGACCCGACAGTAGTGGCAACATGAACAATCCTTCCCTGCTAGGCCAAGGGGTCGGGCATGACTCCACTAGTACCATGCATCACGGGATGCCTTCTGGTATGAACTCGCAGCACCGGCCTCCCGTTTCCAGGACCAACTCCAGGGATTCTTTTAccggtggcagcggtgggatgcACCAGAACAGCAACAACTTTGGCCGGTTTGGTTCTCAGCAGCAGGAGAGTTTCAGTATGGATGGTATGCAGAATGTGATGCCACCTAACCAGACAGCACCCATGCAGAAGTCAATGTCCCAGTTGCATCTATCTGGAGGTGGCCAGCAGCAGAATCCATTCGAGTTGGATCCGATGCAG GATGTCAGCTTACCTGGTAACACCAGTGAAGAGCAAGGTTTATCCGAAGAGGATGTCACCTTACTGCAGCAACTAGAACAGGTCCTGAACAGCGGAACGTTCCCCCTTCCAGAGATAGAAAACAACTTCGCCGCAGACCGCCCCCCGGTGAGCAGCATGGACATGCAGCATGACAGCAACATGCTGCAGAGCATGCTGAACAGTCAGCCGCAGACAACGCAAGCACAGCATGCCGGTAACTATCCAACCTCATCAGGCGGTGGTATGGggatgcagcagcagcagcagcagcagcagcagcagcaggcACCACAACCGCAGCAGCAGAGAGGTCGGCAGCAGGCACAACCGCAGCCGAAGCcccaacagcagcagcaacagcatcCTATGATGGGTATGGGTGGGCCTACAGGCGGGTCTAGGATGGGACAAGGTCCGATGCCTGATATGTCAGCAATGATGGGACCTGGAATGGCTGCACCTACGGGTCAGCCACGATTCCCGCAGCAGGGACATCCATCACAGCAGCAGCAACCACAGCAAACTGCATCACAACCAATG CAGTTCAATCAAATGAACTCAATGCAGCAACAACTGCAGCACCAGCTTCAACAGCAGCAGCATGGTCCGACTCCTCCCCATTCCATGCCGCAGCAGCAGATGTCGCCTGTTCCGAAGCAGCCCCAACCACCGATGAGCAGCGCCCCGGGAAGTTTTGTCCGGCCGCACTCCACCAAACAGCTGCGCCACACAATACTGATGAGATCCCGAATGAAggagcaacaacaacaacaacaacagcagcagcagcaattgcagcagcagcagcagcagcaacaactcCAGCAACAGGctcagcagcaacagcagcagcaacagcaacagcagcataG ACAATGGCAAATCCAacagcagcggcagcagcaaCTGATGCGGCAGCAGCAGATTAACGCTGCGGCCGCCGCCGCAAACCAACAGCAGATGAGCGGCAACCAGCAACAGCAGCAGATGGGTTCAGGGCCCATCTTGCCGCAGCAGGTCGCCAACAACCCCATGAACCCTATGCAGCAGAATCAACGTCTGATGCAGCAGCAGAAGAACTTGATGAtgctgcagcagcagcagcaacagcagacGTTTACTGGGCCGCAG GTTGAGGGTGGTGTATTCCCCCCGATGGATACGCAAGCTTTCCAGGAGAAACTGAGTGATGTCTTGAACCCTACAGCCGGGGCACTGGCCCCTAAT AAATCTCCCGGTCCTTACGGACCGCAAATGTCCTCGATGGGAAACCGTCCCATGGGGCCAGGGAATCAGATGATGGGCGGAGACAGTCGGCAACAGATGGCAATGAATCAACCATTCCCGGGGCAGGCTGGAGCCAATCGTGGGGGTGCGGGCACCGCGGGTGGAGACTTCATGTTCAACAGCCAGATGATGCCCCAGGGGCGAGGGACTCAACTCAGTGGCCCCGGTTATCAAGGCGGGATGGGGCACAGTACCAGCGCCCCGAACGTCTTCAACTTCCAGGAGTTCAACAACCCTGGCGGGATTCCCGGCGGGATGTCTGGCGGGGTTCCCGGCGGGATGACCGGAGGGAACATGCCGGGGGGTAAACCCCAACACATGATGCCTAATGCAGGCATGATGGGACCCTCGCAGCACCAGCCGGGCATGGGGGTAAACCCAAGTATGCCGGGACAGCATAACATTGGCATCAACCCAAACATCCAACGTCCGAATCTCGCCGCCGGTGGCAACCCTCGACAGCAGGCGCCGACTCTCACCAGATCGATGAGCCTTCCTACAACAAACATGATCTCTGGTAACAATCCTGGCGGCAACCCTCCAAACCGCGTTAACCAGTACCACATGCCGcagcatcaacaacaacaacaacagcctGGCTTTCCTGCTGCCGGGTTCCGTGGTAATCAGACCGGGGGGATGCAGCCTCACTTTCCAGGCAACTCCATGGGAATGCAGCCCGGTCAGATGAGTAACACCACAGCCCCCATGTTCTCCTCACCGGCAACGACTTCCCAGATGAGGTGGAGCGGACCCAATGGAGGTATGACCAGAGGACAACAACCCCACCAAGGACAGATGTTTCCTGGGCCAGGAGGAGGGCCTGGAGGAGGGCCCGGGGGAGGGCCGCAATCCAGCGAGATGCTAAGAGGAATGGCCAACTCTGGAGGAGGGGGAGGCGGAACCCAAGAGTTACAGAATATGATGAACAGGAGGCTGAAGAGAGGGGATAGCCTTCCTGCTAATCCTAACATGATGCAGGTCAGAAAAGCAACAAAACCAACG AACCCACCGAAGTACTCCCTCCAGGGGACTGTCAACCCCTCCATCGCCGTCCCGCCCAATCTGACCGGACAGAACTCCATGAATCTAGGTCAGCAACCCTCGGGGGAAGTACCCAACCCGAGTAACTCCTACCTCGGTACTAGCGCTAGCAATAACAGCGGCAAGAACAGGTGCCCCGTCCCTGGGACCAGCCCCTCCAATTTGGACATGCTCAGTATGTCCATGGAGATGTTTGAACCAG AGTTTCCGAAGTCCGATGGTCAGAATCCAATCGCCAGCTCCACCACCAATCCCACCAGTCAACCAGACAGTACCAGCGCAGGTCCATCCCGGCCCGGCCCTGGTGTCGATCCTCTCAAACCCTACGCTGAAATGCAATCCAATGAAGAGGCTAAACTACGATATCAGGTACCAGAC GAATTTTATAAGATATCGGGGGCCCAGACAGCACCAGACGCCTGCACCAGAGTCACTAATCTCTTTCGGAACCAACTGACCGGTCAGCCTCTACCCGGACAGGGTAACGGGCGAGGGGTTGGTGGGCCACAAGGTATGGGGAACGCCCCTGGTATGGGAGGACCTGGGATGCAGGGGGGCGGAGTCGGTAATGGGGGGATGGTACCgcagcagcaacaacacaaCCAGCAACAGTTTGGCAATGATGAGCAG CAGGATGGAATGGACGGTGATGGTAAATCCAATAACAGTCTTCTGCAGAAACTCCTCCTAGAATGA